From Pseudomonas fluorescens, one genomic window encodes:
- the nuoN gene encoding NADH-quinone oxidoreductase subunit NuoN: protein MEFTIQHFIALAPLLITSLTIIVVMLAIAWRRNHSQTFLLSVAGLNLALLSILPALKVAPLAVTPLLQIDSFACLYMALILVATLACVTLAHAYLGDGGTGYPGNREELYLLILLAAAGGLVLVSAQHLAGLFIGLELLSVPVYGLVAYAFFNKRSLEAGIKYMVLSAAGSAFLLFGMALLYAEAGTLSFSGIGMALEATGLPSPLAQLGLGMMLIGLAFKLSLVPFHLWTPDVYEGAPAPVAAFLATASKVAVFAVMVRLFQMSPVASSGVLSTVLTVIAIASILFGNLLALTQSNLKRLLGYSSIAHFGYLLIALVASKGLALEAIGVYLVTYVITSLGAFGVITLMSSPYKGRDADALYEYRGLFWRRPYLTAVLTVMMLSLAGIPLTAGFIGKFYIIATGVEAHQWWLVGSLVLGSAIGVFYYLRVMVTLFLIEPNLRRVDAQLHWEQKAGGVMLLAIAVLAFFLGVYPQPLLTLVQHSGLAG, encoded by the coding sequence ATGGAATTCACGATTCAACACTTTATTGCGCTTGCGCCACTGTTGATCACCAGCCTCACCATTATCGTGGTGATGCTGGCGATCGCCTGGCGCCGCAACCACTCGCAGACCTTCCTGTTGTCGGTGGCGGGTCTTAACCTGGCCCTGTTGTCGATCCTGCCAGCGCTGAAAGTCGCGCCTTTGGCCGTGACCCCACTGCTGCAGATCGACAGCTTCGCCTGCCTGTACATGGCGCTGATCCTGGTCGCCACCCTCGCCTGCGTCACCCTCGCCCATGCCTACCTGGGCGACGGCGGCACCGGTTACCCGGGCAACCGCGAAGAACTGTACCTGTTGATCCTGCTGGCCGCCGCTGGTGGCCTGGTGCTGGTCAGCGCGCAGCACCTGGCCGGCCTGTTCATCGGCCTGGAACTGCTGTCGGTACCGGTCTACGGCCTGGTGGCTTACGCCTTCTTCAACAAGCGTTCGCTGGAAGCCGGCATCAAGTACATGGTGCTGTCGGCTGCCGGTTCCGCGTTCCTGTTGTTCGGTATGGCCCTGCTCTACGCCGAAGCCGGCACCTTGAGCTTCAGCGGCATCGGCATGGCGCTGGAGGCCACTGGCCTGCCAAGCCCGCTGGCGCAACTGGGCCTGGGCATGATGCTGATCGGCCTGGCGTTCAAACTGTCGCTGGTACCCTTCCACCTGTGGACTCCGGACGTCTACGAGGGTGCTCCGGCACCGGTGGCGGCGTTCCTCGCCACCGCCTCGAAAGTCGCGGTGTTCGCGGTGATGGTGCGTCTGTTCCAGATGTCGCCAGTGGCCAGCAGCGGCGTGTTGAGCACCGTGCTGACCGTGATCGCGATTGCCTCGATCCTGTTCGGTAACCTGCTGGCACTGACCCAAAGCAACCTCAAGCGTCTGCTGGGTTACTCGTCGATTGCCCACTTCGGTTACCTGCTGATCGCCCTGGTGGCGAGCAAGGGTCTGGCACTGGAAGCCATCGGCGTGTACCTGGTCACCTACGTGATCACCAGCCTCGGCGCCTTCGGTGTGATCACCCTGATGTCCTCGCCGTACAAAGGCCGTGACGCTGATGCCCTGTACGAGTACCGCGGCCTGTTCTGGCGTCGTCCGTACCTGACTGCAGTACTGACCGTGATGATGCTGTCTCTGGCCGGCATCCCGCTGACCGCCGGCTTCATCGGCAAGTTCTACATCATCGCCACCGGTGTCGAAGCCCACCAATGGTGGCTGGTTGGCTCGCTGGTACTGGGCAGCGCCATCGGCGTGTTCTACTACCTGCGCGTGATGGTCACCCTGTTCCTGATCGAGCCAAACCTGCGCCGCGTCGACGCCCAGCTGCACTGGGAACAGAAAGCGGGCGGCGTGATGCTGCTGGCAATCGCCGTACTGGCGTTCTTCCTCGGCGTCTACCCACAACCGCTGCTGACCCTGGTTCAGCACTCGGGTCTGGCGGGTTGA